From a single Bacillus pseudomycoides DSM 12442 genomic region:
- a CDS encoding DUF3993 domain-containing protein: MRKYGIWFVLFLCVAFLVGYSVTTVLGKEEIKVDRKEVFTTIQKGYEVQFSIRGKHLSMGKMYDALSPYFTNNFLQVFTDENSNGDKQSGEHLLPTKEAPFSFTSQTKLAFDEEHGLLYVYEWVKNEQYQIITLQKEEGKWKLAGYHESQELLIEMKKLQELKEQE; encoded by the coding sequence ATGAGAAAATATGGAATTTGGTTTGTTCTATTTTTATGTGTTGCCTTTCTAGTTGGGTATAGTGTTACAACGGTTCTTGGTAAAGAAGAAATAAAAGTGGATCGAAAAGAAGTGTTTACAACCATTCAAAAGGGATATGAGGTACAATTTTCAATTCGTGGGAAGCATTTATCAATGGGGAAGATGTATGATGCACTATCACCTTATTTTACAAATAACTTTCTTCAAGTTTTTACAGATGAAAATAGTAACGGTGACAAACAAAGTGGTGAACATTTACTTCCTACAAAAGAAGCTCCTTTTTCTTTTACTTCTCAAACAAAGTTAGCATTTGACGAAGAACATGGGCTTTTATACGTATATGAATGGGTGAAAAATGAACAATATCAAATTATCACGTTGCAAAAGGAAGAAGGGAAATGGAAATTAGCTGGTTATCATGAGAGTCAGGAGCTTTTAATAGAAATGAAAAAATTACAAGAGTTGAAAGAACAGGAATAG
- a CDS encoding glutaredoxin family protein, translating into MKKIEVYTQPDCPPCTIVKEFLKHNNITYKEFDVKKDTAARDRLLYDYNSYSTPTVVIDGEVVSGFQIEKLQQLLNLEQE; encoded by the coding sequence ATGAAAAAAATAGAGGTTTATACACAACCAGATTGCCCACCATGTACCATTGTAAAAGAATTCTTAAAACACAACAACATAACATACAAAGAATTTGATGTCAAAAAGGATACCGCTGCTCGCGACCGTCTTTTATATGACTATAACTCATACTCAACTCCAACCGTTGTCATTGATGGGGAAGTTGTCTCTGGTTTTCAAATTGAAAAATTACAACAGTTACTAAATCTAGAACAGGAATAG
- a CDS encoding YkuJ family protein: protein MSLLQGILTRLVSLQEQAESGEVAQRYFEVNGERKCSVKFFDKSEMYELEVYQQGEKPQVYQFDNIDMVAIEIYDIIS, encoded by the coding sequence ATGTCTCTACTCCAAGGAATTTTAACTCGACTTGTTAGTCTACAAGAACAAGCTGAAAGCGGTGAAGTAGCACAACGCTATTTTGAAGTGAACGGTGAACGCAAATGTAGCGTGAAATTTTTCGATAAAAGTGAAATGTATGAGTTAGAAGTGTATCAGCAAGGCGAAAAGCCACAAGTGTATCAATTCGATAACATTGATATGGTTGCAATTGAGATCTACGATATTATTTCTTGA